GTCGTATATTCATGAGCTGGTGTTGGTAAATCATTAATTTCATGGATTTCATTATTCAAAATATCAAATCGCAAATCATGCAACCTATAATTCCATATTTTTAATTCAATTTTATTTTAGGGATTCAGATTCTTAAGACAATGAAGGCAACGAGTCTAAATATTCATGCTCTTCATTCAATTATATCAGTTATTCATTTTTAATTTATCACTGAATGAGCCTAATTAGGTGATAACATTCAATTGACATGCAACCTATTAGTAAAAATATCAATGGTTTTTGTCACGTCGAAGAATTTCAAAGATATTCTGATTTTTTTTATCATGATTTTATGATGTGTGAGGATATCAATCACTTTCATAATTCATGATAATAAAAATAGTAATTAAAcattaacaaaaataaaaaataaaaacgtaTATTTGAAAGGCAAACTACAATACCTACTCCTAATATCTAAAATATTTCTCTTTAAATAGATTTGAACTCTCACCACATAAGATATAAACATCAATACAACACTCTTGATAACATTATTAACTATGTGGTATATAAGATATAAATATTTTGAATACTTAAAATATTGATAATAGTAAAAAGAATACTAAAATTTGAAAATGATATATTAAGTTTTTAATTTAGACTCATGaacttctttaaaaaaaataataataacaataacactATTGTCCTGAATTTAATTAATAAACAGTAATGATAATTATTATGGTAAACTGATAATTAATTAATAACAGTAATGATGATTGTTATGGTAACATTGATCATAATTAGATTGTTTCCTAATGTATCCATGTTTATTTAGaataaaactagaaaataaaaaatattttaaatctTGCAAGTCTATTTATGATCAAAAGCTGTGAATAAAAAACCATTCTTTAAAGAAATAGATAGCTACTTACTTACTTTAGTATGCATACCAAATTTAGAATATGTGAGCGTGTCATTAGGCATGGAAGTATCTTTTTCTTCAATTATAATGGTGGAGAGGATTTGTAGCATGCTTCCTTTCTGAATAAATTGGAAGTTGAAGTTGTATCCTAGAATGAATTGTACCAAAATGGCTAACAAGAATTtgagcatcatcatcctcatagCAACCCTAGTGGCTCAAGCTACTTGGGTTAGAGCAGCAGAGCATATAGTTGGAGATGATAAAGGTTGGACCGAGGGTGTCGATTACCATGCATGGGCTACGGCTCGAGAATTCAAGCCGGGAGacaaacttggtaaatattacaCATGGTTTGTTGATAATTATATGTCTATGTCTTGCAGCAAGCTAACTATGTTGTTGGTTTAGTGTTCAATTACGATCCAGCAAAATATAGGGTATTATTCGTAAGTTATTGCCAATACAAGTGGTGTAATACCGAGGGATCAGTTTTTCCAATAAAGGATGAGGCCATCCTAGGAGTAGCAGGCGACTATACGTTTATTTCTAATCGAGATGAGTGTTTGAAAGGTATGAAGCTTCATGTCCATGTCAGGCGGCCACCTGGAGAGTGTCCCGGTGGATGTCCCGGAGGGTGTCCGGGTGGGTGTCCCGGAGGGTGTCCCGGTGGGTGTCCCGGTGGGTGTCCCGGAGGATGTCCCGGTGGGTGTCCCGGTGGATGTCCCGGAGGGTGTCCCGGTGGATGTCCTGGAGGGTGTCCCGGAGGGTGTCCATGTCCTGCATAGCCATACTGTCCTGCAAAGCCATCATGTCCTCCATGATACAAGCATAAAACTCTAAGCTTTGAAGATGGCATGTCTTGtttctttttttatttgttgtttgtTAATAAATGTTAATATCTGATCAATAATTATATCATATGTATTGGAGAATAATGAATTTAAGATTTATCATGATCAATATCAGTTGTTAAGTAAAGTTCAGTTTAGTAAAGTTCTacattaaaataaataagaattACGGTATCTTGAGTGATGATAACTATAATATGTTATTCTAAACCAAAAATATTAACTAGTCCACCATGAAACCATGATATTTGTTGGAATTATGGTGCACATCACGCAGAAAGACCTTTTGCAACAGTTGAAGGCGTTGCCGAACTGTCACAAGTGCTCTTTTGTGGCTGATTTCCGCATTTATGGAATCATTGGTCGGAACCGATTTTTGTGACTATTATTATTTATCAAATGAAATTTCATCTCAAACTGGGCATCATATTTGTTTGCAACTAAACCAATTACCACAGAATTCGCACCTAGATTGCTTTTGCCACAAAAATTGTGACAAAA
The Helianthus annuus cultivar XRQ/B chromosome 6, HanXRQr2.0-SUNRISE, whole genome shotgun sequence genome window above contains:
- the LOC110863971 gene encoding basic blue protein-like, which produces MANKNLSIIILIATLVAQATWVRAAEHIVGDDKGWTEGVDYHAWATAREFKPGDKLVFNYDPAKYRVLFVSYCQYKWCNTEGSVFPIKDEAILGVAGDYTFISNRDECLKGMKLHVHVRRPPGECPGGCPGGCPGGCPGGCPGGCPGGCPGGCPGGCPGGCPGGCPGGCPGGCPGGCPCPA